One genomic segment of Novisyntrophococcus fermenticellae includes these proteins:
- the rfbC gene encoding dTDP-4-dehydrorhamnose 3,5-epimerase — protein MGKITVETCVIEGLKVITPGVFGDERGYFMETYNYNDYKAAGIDMNFVQDNQSSSSYGVLRGLHFQIKYPQDKLVRVVSGKVYDVAVDLRKGSDTYGKWHGVILSAENKKQFFIPKNFAHGFLVLSDTAEFAYKCTDFYHPNDEGGLAWDDPEIGVEWPIRPEMKLIISEKDRHWKGMKETF, from the coding sequence ATGGGAAAGATTACAGTAGAAACGTGTGTAATTGAAGGACTAAAAGTAATTACACCGGGAGTTTTCGGAGACGAACGGGGCTATTTTATGGAAACATATAATTACAATGATTATAAAGCAGCAGGAATTGATATGAACTTTGTTCAGGATAATCAATCCAGCTCAAGCTATGGTGTGCTGAGAGGTCTCCATTTTCAGATAAAATATCCTCAGGATAAGCTGGTCAGAGTTGTTAGTGGCAAGGTATATGATGTAGCCGTGGATTTGAGAAAGGGCTCAGATACCTACGGAAAATGGCATGGTGTGATTCTTTCAGCAGAAAATAAGAAACAGTTTTTTATACCTAAAAATTTTGCGCATGGATTTTTAGTACTTTCGGATACTGCCGAATTTGCCTATAAATGTACAGATTTTTACCATCCGAATGATGAAGGAGGTTTGGCCTGGGATGATCCGGAAATAGGAGTTGAATGGCCGATACGTCCCGAAATGAAATTAATAATTTCGGAGAAAGATAGACATTGGAAAGGAATGAAAGAAACCTTTTAA
- a CDS encoding ABC transporter permease has translation MSVKKKLMILIMLVALILINIGILTHRAPKSDDVILHLSIEADAAADITVFYSSTGIFDMINSKMEQYTGSNSIQELEYTIDSLNSAIRLDLGDAGKIFKIQNAYYEYKGERTSLNLEQFGTDNALEINNLQIKKVDSDILEMEVVGEDPYVSAEIGPHFIQNQVQKHLAIVSLAKNISYAVVFDLACLILFLFRKKFSSLPIELVQNRQIIMKLSKNDFKTKYAGSYLGITWAFVQPIITVLVYWFVFQVGLRSGDVGNFPFVLWLVAGLVPWFFFQDTLNAGTNALIEYSYLVKKVVFKISILPIVKEMSALFVHVFFVAFTLLIYSAYGYFPDLYTLQVIYYTFAMFVLTLGICYATSAIVVFFRDLTQIINIVLQVGIWMTPIMWNIEVLGAQFPRWLITAFKANPLYYIVNGYRDALINKVWFWERFDLTFYYWVFTAIVFVVGTVIFKRLKVHFADIL, from the coding sequence ATGTCTGTTAAGAAGAAATTAATGATTTTAATAATGCTGGTTGCGTTAATATTAATCAACATTGGAATTTTGACACATCGGGCACCAAAGAGTGATGATGTGATACTACATTTGTCTATTGAGGCCGATGCTGCAGCAGATATTACTGTATTTTACTCTTCTACCGGGATATTTGATATGATAAATTCCAAGATGGAGCAGTACACAGGAAGTAATTCTATTCAAGAATTGGAATATACAATTGACTCGCTGAACAGTGCTATCCGGCTGGATTTGGGAGATGCTGGTAAAATTTTTAAGATACAAAATGCCTATTATGAATACAAGGGGGAGAGAACTTCTCTTAATTTAGAACAGTTTGGAACAGACAATGCTTTGGAAATAAATAATCTGCAAATTAAGAAAGTTGATTCCGATATACTGGAAATGGAAGTAGTTGGGGAAGATCCATATGTTTCTGCGGAGATAGGCCCCCATTTTATACAAAATCAGGTGCAGAAGCATTTAGCTATTGTTTCATTAGCTAAGAACATATCATATGCTGTAGTATTTGATTTGGCATGTCTCATATTGTTTTTGTTTAGAAAAAAGTTTTCAAGCTTACCAATAGAATTGGTTCAGAACAGACAAATTATTATGAAGCTGTCAAAAAATGATTTTAAAACAAAGTATGCCGGTTCTTATCTGGGAATCACATGGGCATTTGTACAGCCTATTATTACAGTTCTGGTGTACTGGTTTGTATTTCAAGTTGGATTGCGAAGTGGGGATGTTGGAAATTTTCCATTTGTACTTTGGCTTGTAGCTGGTCTTGTACCATGGTTTTTCTTTCAGGACACATTAAATGCTGGAACTAATGCACTGATAGAGTATAGTTATCTGGTAAAAAAAGTTGTTTTTAAAATTAGTATTCTTCCTATTGTTAAGGAAATGTCAGCACTATTTGTGCATGTTTTTTTCGTTGCTTTTACCTTGCTTATCTATTCTGCCTATGGTTACTTTCCGGATTTATATACTCTTCAGGTAATATATTATACTTTTGCAATGTTTGTATTAACACTTGGTATCTGCTATGCTACAAGTGCTATTGTAGTTTTTTTCAGGGATCTGACCCAGATTATCAATATTGTTCTTCAGGTAGGAATTTGGATGACTCCTATCATGTGGAACATTGAAGTTTTGGGAGCTCAGTTTCCGCGTTGGCTGATTACTGCCTTTAAGGCAAATCCTCTGTACTATATTGTAAATGGGTATAGGGATGCATTGATTAACAAGGTCTGGTTTTGGGAACGGTTTGATCTGACTTTTTATTATTGGGTGTTTACAGCCATTGTATTTGTAGTCGGGACGGTAATTTTCAAAAGGCTTAAAGTGCATTTTGCAGATATTTTATAA
- a CDS encoding rhamnan synthesis F family protein, giving the protein MILKNENIRRCAIFLFFDKDGVVDDYICQMLEDLRKSVEYILVIGNGYIEREGLEKLKTYSDDIYCRANLGLDVGGYREGLFYIGFKKLAEFDEVILMNYTFFGPLYPFSEMFDEMKERDVDFWGITKHHKVDPDPFGMLSYGYLPEHIQSFFLVMRPSLFLSYHYKDFIFNMQNPESYQKSIVEYETILTKHFEDLGFKWAVYVNTDEYEGYAYCPNMFYIKDLIKKKRCPIIKRRSFFTDYTDFLLNSCGEPSVEAYEYMRDNLDYDEDVIWDNILRLENLGDIQRDMHFNYILPTYGDEEKKPDQGSTAVFIIVEWGKCLGWYRRFLKNIPPWSDVYLLGKDIKAIKEIGQLVFKYTGNHTHNEMYNTEDYSAVLRKISSICCDRYQYIGILHMRDLEKQKPYSNDVSWQYSDWENILGNKAYMGYLIKVFEENNRLGMLIPPVPNYGRLFSDMGDGWMNHYTEVCQLLQKIQVSVNVKQTSAPLTPIGGSFWIRGKVFSKLCNYLSDVKNTDTETLLLGIPFIVQKIGFYTGIVYSDRYASVEITNQDYMLRENNKVVFEKYGANYHNVCVNNIKDDAFI; this is encoded by the coding sequence ATGATTTTAAAAAATGAAAATATCAGACGTTGTGCTATCTTCCTCTTTTTTGATAAAGACGGAGTTGTAGATGACTATATTTGTCAGATGCTTGAGGATTTGCGAAAAAGTGTCGAATATATATTAGTAATTGGTAATGGATATATTGAACGAGAAGGTCTGGAAAAACTGAAGACATACTCTGATGATATATATTGCCGTGCTAATTTAGGTCTGGATGTTGGTGGATACCGTGAGGGCCTGTTTTATATAGGGTTTAAAAAATTGGCAGAATTTGATGAAGTAATACTTATGAATTATACTTTTTTTGGTCCTCTCTATCCTTTTTCTGAGATGTTTGATGAGATGAAAGAAAGAGATGTAGATTTCTGGGGTATTACAAAACATCATAAGGTGGATCCAGATCCTTTTGGAATGCTGTCATATGGTTATTTGCCGGAACATATCCAGTCTTTTTTCCTGGTTATGCGTCCAAGTCTTTTTTTAAGTTATCATTATAAGGATTTTATTTTCAATATGCAAAACCCGGAGTCTTATCAAAAATCTATTGTTGAGTATGAGACAATCTTAACAAAACATTTTGAAGATTTGGGATTTAAGTGGGCTGTATATGTTAATACTGATGAGTATGAAGGGTATGCGTACTGTCCTAATATGTTTTATATTAAGGATTTAATCAAGAAAAAAAGATGCCCAATAATTAAAAGAAGATCCTTTTTCACTGATTATACAGATTTTCTTTTGAACTCATGTGGCGAGCCTTCCGTTGAAGCGTATGAGTATATGCGTGATAATCTGGACTATGATGAAGATGTGATTTGGGATAACATCCTCCGCCTTGAAAATCTGGGAGATATACAGCGCGATATGCATTTTAATTATATCCTGCCAACCTATGGGGATGAAGAGAAAAAACCGGATCAGGGTAGTACGGCGGTTTTTATTATTGTGGAGTGGGGAAAATGTTTAGGCTGGTATAGACGGTTTTTGAAAAATATACCGCCTTGGTCAGATGTTTATTTGCTGGGTAAGGATATAAAGGCTATAAAAGAGATAGGACAGCTTGTGTTTAAATATACTGGAAACCATACCCATAATGAGATGTACAATACAGAAGATTATTCAGCAGTCCTTAGAAAAATTTCCAGTATTTGCTGTGACAGATATCAGTATATTGGTATTTTGCACATGAGAGATTTGGAAAAGCAAAAGCCTTATAGCAACGACGTGTCATGGCAGTATTCGGATTGGGAAAATATTTTAGGAAATAAGGCATATATGGGATATTTGATAAAAGTGTTTGAAGAAAATAATCGGCTGGGAATGCTGATTCCACCGGTTCCGAATTATGGAAGACTTTTTTCGGATATGGGAGACGGTTGGATGAATCATTATACTGAGGTATGCCAGCTCCTCCAGAAAATCCAGGTGAGCGTTAATGTTAAGCAGACAAGTGCACCATTAACACCAATAGGAGGAAGCTTCTGGATTAGAGGTAAAGTATTTTCTAAACTTTGCAATTATCTATCAGATGTAAAGAATACAGATACAGAAACATTATTACTGGGAATTCCGTTTATTGTCCAAAAAATCGGGTTTTACACGGGCATTGTTTATAGCGACAGGTATGCTTCGGTAGAAATCACAAATCAGGACTATATGTTGAGAGAAAATAATAAAGTGGTATTTGA
- a CDS encoding ABC transporter ATP-binding protein codes for MSKEAILVKNVSKMYKLYDRPMDRLKESLGLTRQKKYKEHYALKNLSFDVKQGECVGIIGTNGSGKSTILKIVTGVLNPTDGAVKVSGRISALLELGAGFNQEYTGIENIYLNGTMMGFSKEEIDARVEDILAFADIGDFVYQPVKTYSSGMFVRLAFAVAINIDPEILIVDEALSVGDVFFQVKCYHKFEEFKKMGKTILFVSHDLGSISKYCDRVILLNKGEKLAEGRPKRIVDLYKQVLVNKDAEVIEQGMGGSKEDILQKKQAGGGLWKSRLELNPNLLDYGEKQAEIIDFAIIDDNGKINSGIVKGKDFIIRMKVKFNQNLQDPIFAFTIKDNQGTEITGTNTMYENISSGPVKAGEEKIISFTQNMNLQGKAYLLSLGCVGFTDNKFTVYHRLYDICNIDVISDKNTVGFFDMDSSVEIQ; via the coding sequence ATGAGCAAAGAAGCAATTCTGGTTAAGAATGTATCGAAAATGTATAAATTGTATGATAGACCGATGGATCGGCTGAAAGAGTCATTGGGTTTAACCAGACAGAAAAAATACAAAGAGCACTATGCCCTGAAGAATCTTTCTTTTGACGTGAAACAAGGGGAATGCGTTGGTATTATCGGAACAAATGGTTCTGGAAAATCAACGATTTTGAAAATTGTTACAGGGGTATTAAATCCTACAGATGGAGCGGTTAAGGTCAGTGGTCGGATTTCGGCGCTTCTTGAATTAGGTGCTGGTTTTAACCAAGAATATACAGGAATAGAGAATATATATCTGAATGGTACCATGATGGGATTCTCAAAGGAAGAAATAGATGCCAGAGTGGAAGATATTTTAGCATTTGCAGATATTGGAGATTTTGTTTATCAGCCGGTTAAAACATATTCCAGTGGTATGTTTGTACGTTTGGCATTTGCAGTTGCAATTAATATAGATCCGGAGATTTTAATTGTTGATGAAGCATTGTCCGTCGGAGATGTGTTTTTTCAGGTAAAGTGTTATCATAAATTTGAAGAATTTAAAAAAATGGGGAAGACAATTCTTTTTGTCAGTCATGATTTGGGAAGTATCTCCAAGTATTGTGACAGAGTAATTCTGTTAAATAAAGGCGAAAAATTGGCAGAGGGAAGACCTAAAAGAATTGTGGATTTATACAAACAGGTTCTGGTCAACAAGGATGCGGAAGTTATAGAACAAGGTATGGGGGGTAGTAAAGAAGATATATTACAGAAAAAACAGGCAGGCGGAGGGCTTTGGAAATCCAGACTTGAATTAAACCCCAATTTATTGGATTACGGAGAAAAACAGGCTGAAATTATTGACTTTGCGATTATTGATGATAATGGTAAAATAAATTCTGGTATTGTAAAAGGCAAAGACTTTATTATTCGCATGAAGGTAAAGTTTAACCAGAATCTCCAGGATCCTATTTTTGCTTTTACAATAAAAGACAACCAGGGCACAGAGATAACGGGAACTAATACAATGTATGAAAATATTTCTTCGGGTCCTGTAAAAGCTGGAGAAGAAAAAATCATATCATTTACACAGAATATGAATCTTCAGGGAAAGGCATATCTGTTATCGTTGGGATGTGTGGGATTTACAGACAATAAATTTACTGTTTATCACAGGCTTTATGATATATGCAATATTGATGTGATTTCCGATAAAAACACTGTTGGATTTTTTGATATGGATTCATCCGTTGAGATTCAATAA
- a CDS encoding rhamnan synthesis F family protein, translating to MIIKKDIVRRYGVYVFFDRDGIVDEYNDVFLNGLKQVVSYLLVVCNGKVSEDGLRRIEEIADEVLCRENIGYDVTAYKEGILRPGFTELTEYDEVVICNDTMYGPLYPFTKMFWEMEKRDIDFWGITNFHEVSFDPFGTIEYGYIPKHIQSFFMVFRQSLVKSKEFQDYWVEFPEIKGYEEAIGFHEATFTKRFQDLGYKWEVYASSEELEGYTYDPLRDFPRYMIEEKKCPIMKKRSFYHEYGEAMERSGGEATRDAFDFIDKELNYDCGLIWKNILRTQNQADIKKRMHLNYVLSSKVLKNKNRSNKLKLALILHIYYENLAFYCRSYAEHMPEGTDVYVTVPSLEKLKTVKKAFADFPHNIEFRIVGNRGRDVAPFIVGCKDIVDKYDLICKMHDKRVYQVIPMSLGESWSYKCFENLMKNEIFIENIVATFEEEPYLGMLTPPIPNHGPYYPTTGKGEWGENFTVAKQLAETLDIHVNMDPKKEPVAPLGSMFWFRPKALRCLFAHDWQYDEMPEEPIADDATVLHAIERIYPFCVQEEGYYPAWLMVDSYARIELDNWNYMNRELNKAEFKKVGVEPFRELLNHLRSYSPKREE from the coding sequence ATGATTATAAAAAAAGATATTGTAAGAAGATATGGAGTATATGTATTCTTTGACAGGGACGGAATTGTAGATGAATACAATGATGTTTTTTTAAATGGACTTAAACAGGTTGTATCTTATCTGCTGGTAGTATGTAACGGCAAAGTTTCTGAGGATGGATTAAGACGTATAGAAGAAATTGCAGATGAAGTTTTATGCAGAGAAAATATCGGGTATGATGTTACGGCATATAAAGAAGGAATTTTACGCCCGGGTTTCACAGAATTGACAGAGTATGACGAGGTAGTTATTTGCAATGATACTATGTACGGGCCGCTGTACCCATTTACAAAGATGTTCTGGGAAATGGAGAAAAGAGATATTGATTTTTGGGGGATTACTAATTTTCATGAAGTATCATTTGATCCGTTTGGTACAATTGAGTATGGTTATATACCGAAGCATATCCAGTCCTTCTTTATGGTTTTCCGACAGAGTCTGGTGAAGAGTAAAGAGTTTCAGGATTATTGGGTAGAATTCCCTGAAATTAAAGGATATGAAGAAGCAATAGGGTTCCATGAAGCCACATTTACAAAAAGATTTCAGGATTTGGGTTATAAATGGGAAGTTTATGCCTCAAGTGAAGAACTCGAGGGGTATACTTATGATCCACTAAGAGATTTTCCACGCTATATGATAGAAGAAAAAAAATGCCCGATTATGAAAAAGAGGTCATTTTACCATGAATACGGAGAAGCAATGGAAAGAAGTGGCGGAGAGGCGACTCGAGATGCTTTTGATTTCATAGATAAAGAATTGAATTATGATTGTGGTCTGATATGGAAAAATATTTTAAGGACTCAGAATCAGGCGGATATTAAGAAGCGTATGCATTTAAATTATGTTTTGTCTTCCAAAGTTCTTAAAAATAAAAATAGAAGTAATAAATTAAAGCTGGCATTGATTTTACACATATATTATGAGAATCTGGCATTTTATTGCAGAAGTTATGCAGAACATATGCCGGAAGGTACGGATGTATATGTGACGGTTCCCTCTTTGGAAAAATTGAAAACGGTAAAAAAGGCATTTGCTGATTTCCCACACAATATAGAATTTCGTATTGTAGGAAACCGTGGAAGGGATGTAGCTCCATTTATTGTAGGATGCAAAGATATTGTTGATAAATATGATTTGATTTGTAAAATGCATGATAAAAGGGTGTATCAGGTGATACCTATGTCATTGGGTGAGTCTTGGTCCTACAAGTGCTTTGAAAATCTAATGAAAAATGAAATATTTATTGAAAATATAGTGGCTACATTTGAGGAGGAGCCATACCTTGGAATGCTGACCCCGCCGATTCCGAATCATGGTCCTTATTATCCAACCACAGGAAAAGGTGAGTGGGGAGAAAACTTTACGGTAGCAAAGCAGCTGGCGGAGACGTTAGATATCCATGTAAATATGGATCCGAAGAAAGAGCCTGTAGCGCCTCTAGGATCTATGTTCTGGTTTAGACCAAAAGCGTTAAGGTGTCTGTTTGCACATGACTGGCAATATGATGAAATGCCGGAGGAGCCAATAGCCGATGATGCTACGGTATTGCATGCGATAGAACGGATTTATCCTTTTTGTGTACAAGAAGAGGGATATTATCCGGCATGGCTTATGGTTGATTCTTATGCAAGAATAGAATTGGACAACTGGAATTACATGAACAGGGAGCTGAATAAGGCAGAATTCAAAAAGGTGGGAGTGGAGCCTTTTAGGGAATTGTTGAATCACCTCCGTTCATATTCACCAAAGCGCGAGGAATAA
- a CDS encoding NAD-dependent epimerase/dehydratase family protein → MRILVTGANGYIGSHIVKLLLNHGHEVYASDVNFSNVDERTVRLNENIFEIKENIYKRLMEPELCIHLAWRNGFVHNDDSHIIDLPKHYLFLRQMMESGCKHFVVMGSMHEVGYWEGAIDENTPTNPKSLYGIAKNSLRQMCLEMAEQYDVCLQWIRGFYILGDDMKNNSIFTKIMKADLEGKDTFPFTTGKNQYDFIKVGQLAEQIVAVAEQTEISGIINCCTGKPHSLAEETEKFIKEHNLKIRLDYGVYPERIYDSPGIWGDPTKINKILTGKGD, encoded by the coding sequence ATGAGAATATTAGTAACTGGTGCTAACGGTTATATCGGCAGCCATATTGTGAAATTGTTATTAAATCATGGTCATGAGGTATATGCCTCAGATGTGAACTTTTCCAATGTGGACGAGCGTACTGTACGTTTAAATGAAAATATTTTTGAAATTAAAGAAAATATCTATAAGAGGCTGATGGAGCCTGAACTGTGCATACATCTGGCATGGCGAAACGGTTTTGTTCATAACGATGACAGTCATATTATCGATTTACCCAAGCATTACTTATTTTTAAGGCAGATGATGGAAAGCGGTTGTAAGCACTTTGTGGTTATGGGAAGCATGCATGAGGTAGGCTACTGGGAAGGTGCAATTGATGAAAACACACCAACAAATCCAAAATCACTTTATGGCATTGCAAAAAACTCATTGCGTCAGATGTGTCTGGAAATGGCAGAACAATACGATGTATGTCTGCAGTGGATTCGAGGCTTTTATATCTTGGGAGATGATATGAAAAACAACTCGATTTTTACTAAGATTATGAAGGCGGATTTGGAGGGAAAAGATACATTTCCATTTACAACAGGTAAAAATCAATATGATTTTATCAAAGTTGGGCAACTTGCAGAGCAGATTGTCGCTGTTGCAGAGCAGACAGAGATTTCCGGGATTATTAACTGCTGTACTGGTAAACCACACTCGTTAGCGGAGGAAACAGAGAAATTCATAAAAGAGCATAATCTCAAAATCAGACTGGACTATGGAGTTTATCCGGAAAGAATCTATGATTCACCTGGCATCTGGGGTGACCCAACAAAAATAAATAAGATTTTAACTGGCAAAGGAGACTGA